In Frederiksenia canicola, the sequence CAGAAACTGCCCCGATTGTCTCTCACCAAGCCGATGAATTAGGCTACTCATTTCCCTCTGGACATACGATTTTTGCAGTCTCTTGGCTATTAGTGTTCGGCGGATTTTTGATGGGCTTGCGTGGACAAGCGGTGGTTTTCGCCCAATTTTTTGCAATTTGTTGGGCGGGTTTGATGTTGATCAGCCGTTTGCGTTTAGGAATGCATTATCCTATTGACCTTTTCGTCAGCACGTTGATTGCGTGGGGGGGCCATCTCATCGTGTTTGGCTGGGCGGTTCCTTATTTAGAAACTTGGAAATTATTTAAACAGAGAGGGCAACAATGACCTACTATTACGGCTTAGACATCGGCGGCACAAAAATCGAACTTGCCGCATTTAACGACAAGTTAGAAAAATTGTACAGCGAACGAGTGCCAACCCCACAAACGAGTTATGAAGATTGGCTCTCAGCGGTAGAAACTTTGGTTCGCCACGCAGACCAAAAATTCGGTACGCAAGGCAGTGTTGGCTTAGGCTTACCGGGCTTTGTTAATCGTGAAACGGGCTTGGCAAAAATCAGCAATATCCGTGTCGCAGATGGCAAAAATATCGTACAAGATTTGAGCGAACGTTTAGAGCGTGAAGTTCGAGCTGAAAACGATGCTAACTGCTTTGCGTTATCAGAAGCGTGGGACGACAGTAATCAGCAATACCCAACAGTGCTTGGTTTAATTTTAGGCACGGGCTTCGGCGGTGGCTTGGTGTTTGACGGTAAAGTGCATTCAGGCAAAATCGGTATGGCGGGCGAAGTCGGGCACATTCAGCTCAACTATCACGCATTGAAACTACTTGGTTGGGACAACGCCCCAATTTATGAATGCGGTTGCGGCAATAAAGCCTGTTTGGATACCTATCTCTCAGGACGTGGCTTTGAAATGCTCTATCGAGATTTAGTCGGCGAAGTGATTGATGCCAAAACGATTATCCGCCGTTTCTATGAAGGCGAGCCGAAAACCGTGAAATTCGTGGAAATGTTTATCGAACTGATGGCGATCAGTATCGGCAATTTGATCACCGTTTTAGACCCAGATATGATCGTCTTAGGGGGAGGGTTATCCAATTTCGATCACATCTATGACGCCTTGCCAAAAGCGTTACCTGCTCACTTAATGCAAAATGCCAAAGTGCCTGCGATCAAAAAAGCGATCCACGGCGACTCTGGCGGTGTGCGTGGTGCTGCGGCATTGTTCTTAAAATAAACAAGTCAGTTCGTAGGAGCGGGTCTATTGTGTCCGCTCGTAACAAGCTTTTATCTACAAACGAGAAGATAAAATGATCACCATTACTCCCATTCCCGCCCTTTCAGATAACTATATTTGGGTGTTGCAAAAAGATCAGCAAGCGATTGTATTTGATCCCGCCCAAGCCCATCCGGTATTAGATTTTTTTGCAAAACATTCGTTGGAACTGACCGCTTGCTTGCTCACCCATAATCACAACGACCACACCGATGGTGTGGCGGGGTTGCTGGAACGCTATCCTGATTTAGTCGTCATCGGTCCGCAAGAAACGGCCCAATTTGCTAATCAAATCTTACAGCCTGAACAGCAGTTTGGGTTATTGGGCTTGTCGTTTGAGGTGATCGAAAGTGCGGGACATACCGCAGGGCACATCAGTTATTTGGTAGATCGTGAGTATCTTTTCTGCGGCGATTCGCTCTTTTCTGGCGGTTGTGGCCGGGTGTTTACTGGCGATTATTCAGCGCAATTTGCCGCATTACAACGCTTCAAACAACTGCCCGATTTTGTGCTAGTTTATCCTGCTCACGAATATACCCAAAGTAATCTCAAATTTGCCGAAGCGGTGATGCCACCAAGCTGCATATTGCTGGAATATCAAGAGCGGGCGGATATTTTGCGTGCACAACATCGCCCAACACTACCAACCACAATAGGTATCGAAAAGCAGATCAACCCCTTCTTACAAGCGGTCAGTTTGGACGAATTTATTGCACTTCGGCAGCAAAAGGATAATTTTTAACGGGCATCTCAGGGCAAATGATTATTTGCCCTGCTTTTTTATGGTATAGTTACGCCATTTTGCATTATGCATTGAGTAAGAGAGTCCTGTGAATTTTGATCGGAATAACATGCCGCAACACGTTGCGATTATTATGGATGGCAACGGTCGTTGGGCGAAACAGCAAGGTAAACTCCGTATTTTTGGCCATCAGAATGGGGTGAAAGCGGTGCGTGCAGCGGTAAATTTTGCCGCAAAACATCAGATCAAAGTGCTGACGTTATATGCGTTTAGCAGTGAAAACTGGAATCGCCCTGAAGCTGAAGTCTCGGCGTTGATGAACTTATTTATGAAAGCGCTTGATTCCGAAGTGAAAAAACTGCATAAAAATAATATTCGGCTGAAAATCATTGGTAATAAATCCGCATTTAGTAACCGCTTGCAGCAACGTATTGCCGAGTCCGAAGCTTTAACCGCCAATAACACGGGACTGACGCTTAATATCGCCGCTAATTATGGTGGCTATTGGGATATTATAACCGCTGCTCAAGTGCTTGCAGAACAAGTAAAAAATGAGCAAATTAGCATAGCAGATATTACGCCTGAACGTTTTCAGCAGGCATTAGTAACAGGTGACCAACCCCAAGTAGATTTGTTAATTCGTACTAGTGGTGAACAGCGGATCAGCAATTTCTTACTCTGGCAAATTGCCTATGCAGAACTTTTTTTCAGCCCTGTGCTGTGGCCTGACTTTGACGAACAGCATTTTGCTCAAGCGATTGAGGCTTATCAACAACGTGATCGCCGTTTTGGTGGTTGTTAAAATAGAAGGAAATTCAAATGCTTAAACAACGAGTTTTATCTGCGATTGTGATGATTGCAGTAGCATTAGCCGCACTTTTTGGGTTACCACCATTACCATTTACCTTGGCATTAGCAGGCATCATTGTATTAGGAATGTGGGAGTGGGCACAATTTGTTGGCATTAAACGTCCTGTGGCACGAGCAATTGTTGGCTTTGCGACTTTCGGCCTTTTACTCTTTCCCATTATGGCAAGCACTAACTATATTCAAGCGGCTCGTTTTTTAACAGATGAAACCACACCATTGCTGCTCCTTGGCGGTATTTGGTGGATCGTTGCCATCGTTTTAGTGACCTCTTATCCCAATTCAGCGACTTGGTGGAATAAATCCATTGCAGCAAAATTTATTTTTGGCTTCTGTACCTTAATTCCGTTTTTCATCGGCACCCTGGCTTTACGTTTCTACAACTACAATTTAGATCAATTCCAAGGCACCTATTTATTGCTTTACGTTTTCTTGCTCGTTTGGGGGGCAGATTCAGGCGCGTATTTTGTGGGCCGTGCTATCGGTAAACATAAATTAGCGCCGAAAGTTTCCCCTGGGAAATCGTGGGAGGGGGCGATTGGCGGAGTGCTGACTTCAGCCGTTATTGCCGCTATTTTTCTCAATGTTGCACCGAGCAATGTGTTTGGACGGGAATTAGCAACTGTGCCGTTTATTGTGTTATCCATGGTTACTGTAGTGATTTCTGCGTTAGGTGATTTGAGCGAAAGCATGTTCAAACGCCAAGCGGGAATTAAAGACAGTAGCAATTTAATTCCAGGTCACGGTGGTATTTTAGACCGTATCGACAGCTTAACCGCAGCCGTCCCCGTATTTGCAATTGGTTTTTTCTTTTTGTTGTAAGGCGATAATATGACATCAATTTTAGCCTTTTTTGTACTCATCTGCGTGTTAGTCTTTGTCCATGAGTATGGACATTTCTGGGCTGCACGTAAATGTGGTGTGAAAGTATTACGTTTTTCTATTGGCTTTGGCAAAGTACTCTGGAAAAAAACGGATAAGCAGGGCACAGAATTTGCATTTTCATTGATTCCACTAGGTGGTTATGTACATATGTATAATGGCGAGCCGGAATATGGATTGCCTGAAAGCCAATCAGTGAAACATAAAAGTGTATTACAGCGTGCGTTTATTATATTTGCGGGGCCCGCAGCGAACTTCTTGTTTGCGATTGCTGCGTATTGGGTTGTTTTTGCGACTGGTGTGCCCACACTAAAACCTGTTGTGGGTGCCGTCATTCCACAAACTATTGCGGCAGATGCTGGGATTGTGCCTGAGTTTCAGTTCAAACAAGTCGATGGTGCGGTTGTTCAAGACTGGGAAGAGGTAACCTTAGCACTTATTGGCAAAGTCGGCGTTAAACATGTTGAAGTATCAGGAGCATTGATTGATGAAGATTCTCCACGAACCTACACTCTGGATTTAAGTAATTGGGATATTCAAGGCCGTCGTGAGAATCCTTTAACGACTCTCGGGCTTAGTGCAAAAAGTGGTGTTGTTGAACCAATTATCAAACGCATAGTCGAACAATCGCCAGCAGAAAAGCAGGGGTTAAAAGCCGGCGATATCATTGTTTCTATAAACCAGCAGCCTTACGATTGGGCTTTTCTAATTAAGCAAGTGCAAACAGGCAAGCCTCTACATTTGGTTGTTGAGCGTCTTGGTCAGCAAAGCGAATATCAAATTCAACCTGAAAAATCGTTGAAGGAAAATCGTTATTTTATTGGTATTGAGCCAACTTATAAGCCCTTGGCTGATAAGTATCGAACCGAATTAAAGTATGATATGCTAACGGCTTTTCAGAAAAGTGTAGAAAAAGTCGGTTCGCTCATTGTTAATATTTTGCAGTTTATTGGTAAATTAATTACTGGCGATATTTCATTGACTAATATGGGCGGTCCGATTTCTATTGCTAAAAGTGCTGGAATAACCGTTGAAATAGGCTGGGTTTATTATCTGAGTTTTATGGCATTAATTAGCGTGAATCTCGGCGTGATGAATTTATTCCCCATTTTACCATTAGATGGTGGTCAGTTGCTGTTGCTGAGTGGCGAAGCCTTGCGTGGTAAACCATTGGCAGAAAAAATACAGTTCCGCTTTCAGCAATTAGGGTTTGTATTTGTATTGAGCTTAATGGCATTTGTGCTGTTTAATGATTTAGTCCACTTTTAATCTGACGACAAGCGGTTAGATTCCCGAATAATTTTACAAATAGGATTATTTAAATGAAAAAACTTTTACTTTCAACACTTTTAATTGCAAATGGTGTGCTTGCGGCTCCCTTTGTAGTAAAAGATATTCGTATTGATGGCGTGCAACCAGAAACGGGAGCAACGATTATCCAAACATTGCCTGTTAAAATTGGACAAACCGCAACGGATAATGATGTTGCGAATGTGGTTCGCCAACTTTTCTTACAAAACCGCTTCAAAGATGTGAGAGCTGTTCGTGAGGGTAATACGCTTGTGATTAAAGTTGTCGAGCAGCCGATTATTAATAGTGTTGAGATTGAAGGTAACTCAGCAATTCCAAAAGATCCTTTAGAACAGAACTTAAAAGCAAATTTAATTACGCGTGGTGAAATTTTTGAGCCCGCTAAACTTGAGTCGTTTAAACAGGCATTGATTGAACATTATCATTCGATTGGTCGTTATAATGCACAAATTGATACCGTAGTCACGAATGCGGAAAATGGTAGCGTAAACATCAAATTAGCGATTAAAGAGAATGAAGTTTCTTATGTAAAAACGATTAATTTTGAAGGCAACCAAGTGTTTAGCTCAAAAGAATTGACTAAACTGCTAGACATCCAGCCAGATGTCTCTTGGTGGAATATTTTCGAAAGTAGTAAATTTGAACAGCCTGCATATAGCCAAGATCTTGAAAATTTGCGTAATTTTTATCTAAACCGTGGTTATGCAAAATTCAATATTGAAGATGCGGATGTTAAATTCAGCGATGATAAAAAAGAAGTGAATTTAACCTACAAAATTCACGAAGGTGAGCAATACAATATTAGTGAAATTCGTATTGTTGGTAATACCGCTAAAATGGATACCGCATTAAATGCATTGTTAAAAGAGTTTAAAGCAGGGCAGCAATTCCGTCGTGATGATTTAGTGAAAATTGAAGAGGGCATCAAAGAGATATTAGGTGATGCGGGTTTTGCTTCTGCTAAAGTAGAAATTCATCCGAATTTTAACGATGAAAATAAAACCGTACGAATCAATTATGTGGTAGATGCGGGTGCTCGCCTTTATGTGCGTAAAATTCGTTTTGAAGGCAACGACGTTACCGCAGACTCAACATTACGCCGTGAAATGCGTCAGCAAGAAGGGGCTTGGTTATCAACAGGTTTAGCAAACTTAGGCAAAACTCGCTTGGAGCGTACAGGTTTTTATGACTCGGTTGAAATGTCATTACCAAATGTGCCAAATACACCAGATCAAGTTGATGTGGTATATAAAATTAAAGAACGTAACACAGGAAGCATCAACTTTGGTATTGGCTATGGTACAGAGACTGGATTCAGCTATCAAGCAGGGATCAAGCAAGACAACTTCTTAGGTATGGGCTCATCAATTAGTTTAAACGGCACACGTAATGACTATGGCAACAGTATCAACTTAGGTTATACCGAACCATATTTCACTAAAGATGGAGTGAGTTTGGGCGGGAATGTTTTCTATGAGGATTACGATAACTCAAAAAGTGATACCGCATCTAACTATAAACGTCGTACTTATGGATTAAACGGCACTTTAGGCTTCCCTGTAGATGAAAATAACTCTTACTATTTAGGGTTAGGCTATACTCACGATGTCATTAAAAATGCACAGCGTGAATATTCTCGTGAGCTTTATGTAAAATCGTTGAATATCCCAATTTCAAATAGCCCATACTATAAACAAATCAAAGCCAATGATTTTGATTTCTCATTTGGTTGGAACTATAACAGCTTAAACCGTGGTTTCTTACCAACTAAAGGTAGTGTTGCCAATATTGGTGGTAAAGTTACTATTCCTGGTTCGACCAATAAATACTATAAATTGAACGCCGATTTCAAAAACTTCTTCCCATTAAATCGTGAACATAAATGGGTGATCTCCACAAAAGTTGGCGTATCTTACGCAAATGGCTTTGGTGGAAAACGTTTACCGTTCTACCAAAACTATATGGCGGGTGGCATTGGATCACTACGTGGCTTCTCCTACGGGGCCATTGGTCCGAGAGCGATTTATCTCAATCAAAATGGGAAATTTGAATCGTTAAGTGCCGATGTGATCGGTGGTAACGCAATGGCATTAGCAAGTTTAGAATTAATTATGCCAACGCCATTTGTTAGCGATAAATATCAGCACAATGTCAGAACATCATTCTTTGTTGACGCAGCATCCGTTTGGGACACAAACTGGGATCGTAAAAAATATCCAAATTTAGATTTTGGTAACTATAAACGAGTTCGATCTTCTGCAGGTATTGCGTTCCAGTGGAACTCACCAATCGGACCACTTTTATTCTCTTATGCAAAACCGCTTAAGAAATATAAATATGATGAAATTGAACAGTTCCAATTTAGCATTGGTGGCTCGTTCTAATAATTTAACCTTACAAGCGGTAAGATTCGTAAAAAATTTTGCAAATCTAACCGCTTGTATTTAGCAAAAAGGAAACTCAATGAAAAAAGTATTTAAATTAGCAGCTATCGCCGCAGCGTTTACTCTCCCAGCCACATTTGCCAATGCGAATGATAAAATCGCATTTGCTGATCCTAATTTTTTGATCCAAAACCACCCTGAGATGGTCATTGCGACACAAAAAATTGAAAAAGCAGTGCAGGAAGTGAAAAATAAATTCGCGGACGAAGAGAAAAAACTCACAGAAGAAGACAAAGCATTATCCGATGAATTCCAAAAAATTGAGGATGATGCGAAAAAATTACAAACAGAAAAAGAAGCCGTTGAAGCATCATTGAAGAAAAAAGTGGCGGCATTAGAAAAAGATGCGCCAAGACTGCGTTCAAAAGAAATTCAAGCAAGACAAAAAGCGATTGAAACAGAATCAAATGCTTTCCAGAAAAAAGTGGATGCAATTCAAAAACGTGAAGCAGACTTCCGCAAAAAAGCAGATGCTTTCCAAAATAAAGTGGCTCAGTTCCAACAAAAATTAGATCAAGAACAAAATGCACTGAATATTGATACTAATGAAATTCAGAAAAAAGCGGTTGAAGACGTGAATGTGGCGATTAAAGCCGTTGCGGAAAGTAAAGGCTACACATTGGTGTTAATTCCTTCTGTGGCATTATATGCAAAAGATGAAACTGCCAATATTACTGAAGCAGTGTTGTCTTCATTAAAAGCGAATGTAAAAGTGACTGAAGAAAAACCAGCTGAACAGGCGAAGTAATAATGAAAACTTTCCGTTTAAGTGAATTGGCGGAACAAATCGGCGGAACGATAAAAGGTGACGCCGATTTAGTCGTTTCCACAATCGCGCCTTTAGAAAAAGCAGAGGCTTCTCACATTACGTTTATTTCAAATGCAAAATATCGCTCGCAACTGACCGCTTGTCAGGCTGGTGCAATTATTGTGAACGAAAGTGATGTTGAGTTTTGTCGCAATGATCAAAATTTGATTGTAGTGAAAAATCCTTACCTCGCGTATGCAATTTTGGCACAATATATGGACACCACACCAAAACCAGCCAGCGGAATTGCGTCTACGGCAGTCATTTCACCAGATGCAAAATTAGGGAGCAATGTTTCTATTGGTGCTAACGCTGTGATTGAAAGCGGAGTGGAATTGGGTGATGATGTTGTCATCGGTGCTGGTTGTTTTGTTGGTAAAAATACGCAAATAGGCTCCCGAACCAAACTGTGGGCAAATGTATCCATTTATCACAATGTGCGTATTGGCACAGATTGTTTGATTCAATCCTCTGCCGTGATCGGTAGCGATGGCTTTGGTTACGCAAACGATAAAGGACAATGGATTAAGATCCCACAAACAGGCGGTGTAGTTATCGGTAACCGAGTGGAGATTGGGGCTTGTACTTGTATCGACCGTGGTGCACTAGATCCTACTGTGATTGAAGATAATGTGATTATTGATAACCTATGCCAAATCGCTCACAACGTCCATATCGGTTTTGGTACCGCCGTCGCTGGAGGCGTAATTATGGCAGGTAGCTTAAAAGTAGGGCGATTCTGCCAAATTGGTGGAGCAAGTGTTATCAATGGACATATGGAAATTTGTGATGGTGCGATTATTACAGGAATGGGAATGGTGATGCGACCAATTACCGAAAAAGGTATCTATTCATCAGGCATTCCATTGCAAACCAACAAAGAATGGCGTAAAACCGCAGCATTAACAATGAATATTGATAAAATCAATGAGCGATTAAAAGCCGTTGAGAAATATATAAAAGAATCGTAAGGCGAAATATTTAGCTCTTAGGGGTTGGATGATTTTACCTGATACAAGATGAAACTATAGTGAATTTGATTTTAAGAGGGACTTACAGTGTCAGAAACTCGTGAACCAAAAGTGGTTGAAATTGAAGAGATTATGCGATTACTACCGCACCGCTATCCATTTTTAATGGTTGATCGTGTTGTGGATTTTGAAGAAGGGAAATGGCTTACCGCGATTAAAAATGTCAGTGTAAATGAACCATGTTTTACTGGACATTTTCCAGAAAAACCAATTTTTCCTGGTGTATTGATTATGGAAGCGTTAGCGCAATCGATGGGAATTTTAGCATTTAAAACCAGAGAATTAGAGCCAGGCTCGTTATTCTACTTCGCAGGTATTGATAATGCACGCTTCAAAAAACCGGTAGTGCCAGGTGATCAAATGACGCTTCATGTCGAAGTGATCAAAGAAGTTCGTGGCATTACCCGTTTTACTGGCACCGCAACCGTTGATGGAAAAGTGGTCTGTGAAGCGGAATTAATGTGTGCTCGTAAATAATTTTGAGAAGGAAGATTGCTATGCAATTTATTGATTCTTCAGCAAAAATCAGCCCACTTGCAGTGATTGAAGACGGTGCAAGAATTGGTGCGAATGTTGAGATTGGTCCATTTTGTGTGATCGGAAAAGACGTAAAAATTGGTGCTGGCACTAAGATCCATTCGCATGTTGTCATTCAAGGCGATACTGACATTGGTGAAGATAACCATATTTTCCAATTTGCTAGCATCGGCGAGATCAACCAAGATCTAAAATATCATGGCGAACCAACGAAAACCATTATCGGTAATCGTAACCGCATTCGTGAAAGCGTGACCATTCACCGTGGAACCGTACAAGGCGGTGGAGTGACTAAAGTCGGTGATGATAACTTATTTATGATTAACTGCCATATTGCTCACGACTGCTCGATCGGCAACCGTTGTATTATTGCGAATAACGGCACTTTAGCTGGGCACGTTACCCTAGACGACTTTGTGATTGTTGGGGGGATGTCAGCCATTCACCAGTTTGTTGTTATCGGTTCACACGTTATGCTCGGTGGTGGTTCAATGGTTAGCCAAGACGTGCCACCTTATGTCATGGCACAAGGCAACCACGCACAACCATTTGGCGTAAACCTTGAAGGTTTAAAACGTCGTGGTTTTGATAAAGCAACGATGCACGCGATTCGCAATGTTTATAAGTTGATTTATCGCAGTGGTAAAACCCTTGAAGAAGCCATTCCAGAAATTGAGCAATATGCGAAAACAGAAGCTGCAGTCAGCCTATTCTTAGATTTCTTCGAGCGTTCAACCCGTGGAATTATTCGCTAATTTGTGATTTTCCCTGAGCTGAGACAAGCGGTCAGTTCCTTCAAATTTTTTGCAAGTTGCAAAATTTTGGCTGGAACTGGCCGCTTGTTGTTTATATCAAGCCCGCTGTAATAAAGAAATGACGATAAGCTTCGACTTTTTTGGTGAAGCTTAATGGGTAGGCTCTGGAGGTGGAAGGCAGACGGTAGAGTTTGAGATCGAAATTGCCAAAAGGGTAGTCGATCCAGTCGTTTGTTTTGGGCGATTTGACCTTATTCGGCAACAGTTCAAGTAAAATATCGGTCGCTTTGCCGCCGGTGGTGAATAGCCAACGGCAGTGAGGCACTTGGGCGAGTATGGTATTCAAATCGACTTTTTCCACAACGGTGAGAAATTTATCAGAGGCGTTGTCCTGTTCTCGAATGGCTTTGGTTACGGTCGGGCAGAGGGCGATGCCTTTTTCATAGAGAAATTGCAAAATCTTGTCGGGATCAAACCGCTTGTCGTTCGGTATGATGAAGTGGTTCGGATTACCAAAGAAGATCTCACCGTAAATTCGCCACATATCATTTTGGAAATTGGGGTAGTAGAAATCCATCGAGCGTTTTTCAGGCTTAGGTGGAAACGTCCCCATCATCATTATGGTGGCATTCGGTGGGAGAATTGGTGGGAAAGGGTGGATTTCGATTAGTTTCATGAGATGATTTGGTTCGAAATCACTCTCGCCCGTTGATGGGCGAGAGTGAGTTAAAATTATAACGCCTTCAAAATATCATCCACACGCTCTTTGGCATCGCCAAACAGCATTTGGGTGTTTTCTTTGAAGAAGAGAGGGTTTTGTACGCCTGCGTAGCCAACCGCCATTGAGCGTTTGAACACCACCACGTTTGCCGCTTTCCATACTTCAAGCACTGGCATACCGGCGATTGGGCTGTTTGGATCGTCCATCGCTGCTGGGTTTACGGTGTCATTCGCACCGATAACAAGCACCACATCAGTTTCTGGGAAATCTTCGTTGATTTCATCCATTTCTAACACCACATCGTAAGGC encodes:
- a CDS encoding DNA glycosylase, whose protein sequence is MKLIEIHPFPPILPPNATIMMMGTFPPKPEKRSMDFYYPNFQNDMWRIYGEIFFGNPNHFIIPNDKRFDPDKILQFLYEKGIALCPTVTKAIREQDNASDKFLTVVEKVDLNTILAQVPHCRWLFTTGGKATDILLELLPNKVKSPKTNDWIDYPFGNFDLKLYRLPSTSRAYPLSFTKKVEAYRHFFITAGLI
- the lpxD gene encoding UDP-3-O-(3-hydroxymyristoyl)glucosamine N-acyltransferase, encoding MKTFRLSELAEQIGGTIKGDADLVVSTIAPLEKAEASHITFISNAKYRSQLTACQAGAIIVNESDVEFCRNDQNLIVVKNPYLAYAILAQYMDTTPKPASGIASTAVISPDAKLGSNVSIGANAVIESGVELGDDVVIGAGCFVGKNTQIGSRTKLWANVSIYHNVRIGTDCLIQSSAVIGSDGFGYANDKGQWIKIPQTGGVVIGNRVEIGACTCIDRGALDPTVIEDNVIIDNLCQIAHNVHIGFGTAVAGGVIMAGSLKVGRFCQIGGASVINGHMEICDGAIITGMGMVMRPITEKGIYSSGIPLQTNKEWRKTAALTMNIDKINERLKAVEKYIKES
- the bamA gene encoding outer membrane protein assembly factor BamA, with translation MKKLLLSTLLIANGVLAAPFVVKDIRIDGVQPETGATIIQTLPVKIGQTATDNDVANVVRQLFLQNRFKDVRAVREGNTLVIKVVEQPIINSVEIEGNSAIPKDPLEQNLKANLITRGEIFEPAKLESFKQALIEHYHSIGRYNAQIDTVVTNAENGSVNIKLAIKENEVSYVKTINFEGNQVFSSKELTKLLDIQPDVSWWNIFESSKFEQPAYSQDLENLRNFYLNRGYAKFNIEDADVKFSDDKKEVNLTYKIHEGEQYNISEIRIVGNTAKMDTALNALLKEFKAGQQFRRDDLVKIEEGIKEILGDAGFASAKVEIHPNFNDENKTVRINYVVDAGARLYVRKIRFEGNDVTADSTLRREMRQQEGAWLSTGLANLGKTRLERTGFYDSVEMSLPNVPNTPDQVDVVYKIKERNTGSINFGIGYGTETGFSYQAGIKQDNFLGMGSSISLNGTRNDYGNSINLGYTEPYFTKDGVSLGGNVFYEDYDNSKSDTASNYKRRTYGLNGTLGFPVDENNSYYLGLGYTHDVIKNAQREYSRELYVKSLNIPISNSPYYKQIKANDFDFSFGWNYNSLNRGFLPTKGSVANIGGKVTIPGSTNKYYKLNADFKNFFPLNREHKWVISTKVGVSYANGFGGKRLPFYQNYMAGGIGSLRGFSYGAIGPRAIYLNQNGKFESLSADVIGGNAMALASLELIMPTPFVSDKYQHNVRTSFFVDAASVWDTNWDRKKYPNLDFGNYKRVRSSAGIAFQWNSPIGPLLFSYAKPLKKYKYDEIEQFQFSIGGSF
- a CDS encoding OmpH family outer membrane protein, whose amino-acid sequence is MKKVFKLAAIAAAFTLPATFANANDKIAFADPNFLIQNHPEMVIATQKIEKAVQEVKNKFADEEKKLTEEDKALSDEFQKIEDDAKKLQTEKEAVEASLKKKVAALEKDAPRLRSKEIQARQKAIETESNAFQKKVDAIQKREADFRKKADAFQNKVAQFQQKLDQEQNALNIDTNEIQKKAVEDVNVAIKAVAESKGYTLVLIPSVALYAKDETANITEAVLSSLKANVKVTEEKPAEQAK
- the fabZ gene encoding 3-hydroxyacyl-ACP dehydratase FabZ, encoding MRLLPHRYPFLMVDRVVDFEEGKWLTAIKNVSVNEPCFTGHFPEKPIFPGVLIMEALAQSMGILAFKTRELEPGSLFYFAGIDNARFKKPVVPGDQMTLHVEVIKEVRGITRFTGTATVDGKVVCEAELMCARK
- the rseP gene encoding RIP metalloprotease RseP — its product is MTSILAFFVLICVLVFVHEYGHFWAARKCGVKVLRFSIGFGKVLWKKTDKQGTEFAFSLIPLGGYVHMYNGEPEYGLPESQSVKHKSVLQRAFIIFAGPAANFLFAIAAYWVVFATGVPTLKPVVGAVIPQTIAADAGIVPEFQFKQVDGAVVQDWEEVTLALIGKVGVKHVEVSGALIDEDSPRTYTLDLSNWDIQGRRENPLTTLGLSAKSGVVEPIIKRIVEQSPAEKQGLKAGDIIVSINQQPYDWAFLIKQVQTGKPLHLVVERLGQQSEYQIQPEKSLKENRYFIGIEPTYKPLADKYRTELKYDMLTAFQKSVEKVGSLIVNILQFIGKLITGDISLTNMGGPISIAKSAGITVEIGWVYYLSFMALISVNLGVMNLFPILPLDGGQLLLLSGEALRGKPLAEKIQFRFQQLGFVFVLSLMAFVLFNDLVHF
- the uppS gene encoding polyprenyl diphosphate synthase, which produces MNFDRNNMPQHVAIIMDGNGRWAKQQGKLRIFGHQNGVKAVRAAVNFAAKHQIKVLTLYAFSSENWNRPEAEVSALMNLFMKALDSEVKKLHKNNIRLKIIGNKSAFSNRLQQRIAESEALTANNTGLTLNIAANYGGYWDIITAAQVLAEQVKNEQISIADITPERFQQALVTGDQPQVDLLIRTSGEQRISNFLLWQIAYAELFFSPVLWPDFDEQHFAQAIEAYQQRDRRFGGC
- the lpxA gene encoding acyl-ACP--UDP-N-acetylglucosamine O-acyltransferase; translation: MQFIDSSAKISPLAVIEDGARIGANVEIGPFCVIGKDVKIGAGTKIHSHVVIQGDTDIGEDNHIFQFASIGEINQDLKYHGEPTKTIIGNRNRIRESVTIHRGTVQGGGVTKVGDDNLFMINCHIAHDCSIGNRCIIANNGTLAGHVTLDDFVIVGGMSAIHQFVVIGSHVMLGGGSMVSQDVPPYVMAQGNHAQPFGVNLEGLKRRGFDKATMHAIRNVYKLIYRSGKTLEEAIPEIEQYAKTEAAVSLFLDFFERSTRGIIR
- the nagK gene encoding N-acetylglucosamine kinase yields the protein MTYYYGLDIGGTKIELAAFNDKLEKLYSERVPTPQTSYEDWLSAVETLVRHADQKFGTQGSVGLGLPGFVNRETGLAKISNIRVADGKNIVQDLSERLEREVRAENDANCFALSEAWDDSNQQYPTVLGLILGTGFGGGLVFDGKVHSGKIGMAGEVGHIQLNYHALKLLGWDNAPIYECGCGNKACLDTYLSGRGFEMLYRDLVGEVIDAKTIIRRFYEGEPKTVKFVEMFIELMAISIGNLITVLDPDMIVLGGGLSNFDHIYDALPKALPAHLMQNAKVPAIKKAIHGDSGGVRGAAALFLK
- a CDS encoding phosphatidate cytidylyltransferase; the protein is MLKQRVLSAIVMIAVALAALFGLPPLPFTLALAGIIVLGMWEWAQFVGIKRPVARAIVGFATFGLLLFPIMASTNYIQAARFLTDETTPLLLLGGIWWIVAIVLVTSYPNSATWWNKSIAAKFIFGFCTLIPFFIGTLALRFYNYNLDQFQGTYLLLYVFLLVWGADSGAYFVGRAIGKHKLAPKVSPGKSWEGAIGGVLTSAVIAAIFLNVAPSNVFGRELATVPFIVLSMVTVVISALGDLSESMFKRQAGIKDSSNLIPGHGGILDRIDSLTAAVPVFAIGFFFLL
- the gloB gene encoding hydroxyacylglutathione hydrolase; protein product: MITITPIPALSDNYIWVLQKDQQAIVFDPAQAHPVLDFFAKHSLELTACLLTHNHNDHTDGVAGLLERYPDLVVIGPQETAQFANQILQPEQQFGLLGLSFEVIESAGHTAGHISYLVDREYLFCGDSLFSGGCGRVFTGDYSAQFAALQRFKQLPDFVLVYPAHEYTQSNLKFAEAVMPPSCILLEYQERADILRAQHRPTLPTTIGIEKQINPFLQAVSLDEFIALRQQKDNF